The genomic segment CGCATCCGCGTCGAGGACCTTTCGGAGGCCGTGCGCTCCCAAGTCGCGCGTGACGCCCGGCCTGACGCCGGGTACAACGATCTCGCCAGGCAGTACATCAAGAGCGTCTCCGGCTCTGGCGGCGATCTCTATGCGCGCGCCATCAGACCGATCGAAGCGGCCCTCATCCGCTCGGCCATGAAGCGATGCCGCGGCAACCAGTCCGAAGCCTCCGCCCTGCTCGGGCTGCATCGCAACACGCTCCGCAAGAAACTGCGTGAGCTGTTCAGTCCCGGGGACCTCGACGACCTCGCACAATAGGCGTGCACGCCTGCACAATGTCTGTGCATTGGCGTGCCCCGCATCTGGCCCGCGTCATAGGCCTCTTGGACCGCAAGCTGCTGGCATACAACCTCTTCCGTCTCGACCGCCGGCATGGCACCTGCCTTGCACATGCACACGCCAGACACGTGTGCCCTCGCGAGGCCCGGCCGCCGGCCCAAGCCGTTCCCGATACAACGCTATGGCGGCCGATCGAGCCAGCGCAGCGGGCGCTCACCCGGATATCGCCTCCTACGAGGCTGCCATGGTGTTCGAGGCGGATCACGAACCAACGACACGGAGAGAGGGAAGGAAGCGATCACGATGTTGCGAGCACCTGTTCTTGCCGTCGGCGCGTTGATACTGACAGCGCTCTGCATGCTGATGGCATGCGCCGCCGCCCTAGGCGCCGAGACGGACACGACGACGGAGCCGACATGGCTCGACACGGTCTTCGTCACCGCCACACGCATGGCCAAGGCGATTCTCGACACGCCGAACACGGTGCAGTCGCTCACGAGCACCGACATCCAGGCGCGCACGCTGTCGCGCTCGACGCCCGAGGCGCTGCGCGAGATGCCGGGCGTGATGGTCCAGAAGACCTCCAACGGCCAAGGCTCGCCCTACATGCGTGGCTTCACGGGATTCCGCACACTGTTCCTTCTCGACGGAATCCGACTCAATAACTCCGTCTTTCGCGATGGGCCAAATCAATACTGGAACACGGTGGATCCGTTCAGCATCAGCCGGCTCGAGGTCGTCAAAGGCCCCGGCTCGGTCACCTACGGCAACGACGCGATCGGCGGCACGGTCAACGCGATCTCGCGCGGCCCCGAAGGCTACGGCGACGGGCTGCGCACGAGCGAGCGGCTCTTCTACCGCGTCAGCAGCGCCGAGAACTCGCACATTGCGCGCTTCGACTTCGACCTGACCCAGGACGCCGACTACGGCCTGCACGTCGGAGGCACGTGGAAGCAGTTCGGCGACGTCGAGGCCGGCGGCGACGTCGGCCGCCAACGCAAGACGGGCTACGACGAGTGGGACGCCGATCTCAAGTTCGAGTACTTCCTCGATCCCGACACGGTCGTGAGCGTCGCCCACCAGCATGTGGACCTCGACGACGCGTGGCGCACGCACAAGACCATCTACGGCATAAGCTGGAAAGGCACGACTATCGGCGACGAGCTCGAGCGCAGCCTCGACCAGAGCCGTGGCCTCACCGCCGTCCAGTACCACTCGACCGATCGCGCCTCGTTCATCGACGCAATCTCGGCCAGCCTCTCGTACCACGTGCAGGAGGAGTCGCAGTTCCGCATCCGGACCGACGAGCGCTACGACCGCCAGGGCTTCGACGTCGGCACGGTCGGCGCCTCGATCCAGCTCGAAACGCCGAGCGCGATCGGCCGCTGGGCCTATGGCATCGAGTATTATCACGACGACGTCGACTCGTTTGCCGACAAGCTCAACGCCGATGGATCAGTCAAATCCTCGAGCATTCAAGGCCCTGTCGCCGACGACGCGACCTACGGCCTGCTCGGTGTGTTCGTCGAGGACGACGTCCAGGTGCACGACAAGGTCAACCTGATCTTCGGCGCGCGCTACACGTATGCGAGCGTCGACGCCGGCCGCGTTGAGGACCCGATAACGGGCGGCGCGATCTCGCTCGACGAGACCTGGGACACGGCCGTCGGCAGCGCGCGCGTCCTCTACGCCCTCGGCGAGGCGGAGCAGTGGCGCCTGTTCGGCGGCGTCTCGCAGGGCGTCCGCGCGCCGAACCTCTCGGACCTCACACGCCTGGACACGGCGCGCTCGAACGAGATCGAAACGCCCTCGCCTAACCTCGACCCCGAGCAGTTCATCTCGTACGAGATCGGCATCAAGGGCGCGACCGAAGCGTGCACGACGCAGCTCGCCTGGTTCTACACGGACATCAGCAACATGATCGTGCGCACGCCGACCGGCCGCGTCATCGACGAGAGCATCGAAGTAACCAAGCGCAACGCGGGCGACGGCTACGTCCAGGGCGTCGAACTCTCGGCCAGCTACCGGTTCCATCCGCAACTGAACGCGGTCGGCTCGGTCGCCTGGACCGACGGCGAGGTGGACGCCTACCCGACGTCCGAGCCAGTCGAAGTGCGCGAGCCGCTCAGCCGCCTCATGCCGACAACCGGCATCCTCGGCCTGCACTGGGACCACCCGGCAAAGGGCTGCTGGGCCGAAGCGCTCGTGACGATCGCCGACCGGCAGGACGACCTCTCCTCCGACGACCGGCGCGACACGCAGCGCATCCCGCCTGACGGCACACCGGGCTACACGGTGCTCACTGTGCGCGGCGGCTGGGAGGTCGCGCGCCACTTCACTGTAACAGCCGCCGTCGAGAACGTGACGGACGAGGAATACCGCATCCACGGCTCGGGCCAGAATGAGCCGGGCCGCAGCTT from the Verrucomicrobiota bacterium genome contains:
- a CDS encoding TonB-dependent receptor, whose amino-acid sequence is MLRAPVLAVGALILTALCMLMACAAALGAETDTTTEPTWLDTVFVTATRMAKAILDTPNTVQSLTSTDIQARTLSRSTPEALREMPGVMVQKTSNGQGSPYMRGFTGFRTLFLLDGIRLNNSVFRDGPNQYWNTVDPFSISRLEVVKGPGSVTYGNDAIGGTVNAISRGPEGYGDGLRTSERLFYRVSSAENSHIARFDFDLTQDADYGLHVGGTWKQFGDVEAGGDVGRQRKTGYDEWDADLKFEYFLDPDTVVSVAHQHVDLDDAWRTHKTIYGISWKGTTIGDELERSLDQSRGLTAVQYHSTDRASFIDAISASLSYHVQEESQFRIRTDERYDRQGFDVGTVGASIQLETPSAIGRWAYGIEYYHDDVDSFADKLNADGSVKSSSIQGPVADDATYGLLGVFVEDDVQVHDKVNLIFGARYTYASVDAGRVEDPITGGAISLDETWDTAVGSARVLYALGEAEQWRLFGGVSQGVRAPNLSDLTRLDTARSNEIETPSPNLDPEQFISYEIGIKGATEACTTQLAWFYTDISNMIVRTPTGRVIDESIEVTKRNAGDGYVQGVELSASYRFHPQLNAVGSVAWTDGEVDAYPTSEPVEVREPLSRLMPTTGILGLHWDHPAKGCWAEALVTIADRQDDLSSDDRRDTQRIPPDGTPGYTVLTVRGGWEVARHFTVTAAVENVTDEEYRIHGSGQNEPGRSFVLALDYTF